Proteins encoded by one window of Halosolutus amylolyticus:
- a CDS encoding SLC13 family permease, producing MSVAAGVPLAQEPVAQPALTTDILVVFGVVAVALVLFLTERLPIDVTAILLIVILVVLEPWTGIDPSTGVSGFSNDATITVLAMLILSGGISRTGLVQELGRRMAAFAGTSLRKQLFATVLATSPVSGFLNNTPVVALLVPVVTDVANRGNTSPSKLLIPLSYASQVGGMLTLIGTSTNILASDISARLGADYPELHRFSMFEFTGLGAIVALVGGLYLVFVGHYLLPERVPPRADYVEEYAVGDYIADVAVVPGSPLAGGTIREATAVLGPEVDVVQVLHDEDRSVAPRQATRLSEGDVLVVRTDRDAIATLEDAEVVELVGDPQSAAEISALDSEGILTELVVSLDSRLVGERLDPERFREEFNAAVLGLRHHGTVVGERLVGRRLDVGDTLLVQAPPDTLDRLSRRDDVIVAREPPRPEYRADKAPIAVAIMIGVVAIAALEIYPILLTALAGVVAMVVTGVLEPNELYDAVEWDIIFLLAGVIPLGIALEQSGAAAYLAFLVVQTAGFLPTLVVLWLFYIVTGLITEVISNNASVVLLIPVAAAAAAGIGSNPFAFVMAVTFAASTAFLGPIGYQTNLFVYGPGGYRFTDYFRVGAPLQLLLSIVTVLGIAFFWGV from the coding sequence ATGTCAGTTGCGGCCGGCGTGCCCCTCGCCCAGGAGCCAGTGGCACAGCCGGCACTGACGACAGACATTCTCGTCGTGTTCGGCGTCGTCGCGGTCGCGCTCGTCCTCTTTCTCACCGAGCGACTGCCGATCGACGTGACCGCGATCCTGCTGATCGTGATCCTGGTCGTCCTGGAGCCGTGGACGGGGATCGATCCGAGCACCGGCGTCTCCGGGTTCTCGAACGACGCGACGATCACCGTGCTCGCGATGCTCATCCTGAGCGGCGGGATCAGCCGAACGGGGCTGGTGCAGGAACTGGGCCGGCGAATGGCCGCCTTCGCGGGCACGAGCCTCCGCAAGCAGCTGTTCGCGACCGTCCTCGCGACGAGTCCCGTTTCGGGCTTTCTGAACAACACGCCCGTCGTCGCCCTGCTGGTGCCCGTCGTCACCGACGTCGCCAATCGGGGGAACACATCGCCGTCGAAACTGCTCATCCCGCTGTCCTACGCCTCGCAGGTCGGCGGGATGCTCACGCTGATCGGCACCTCGACGAACATCCTCGCGAGCGACATCAGCGCCCGTCTCGGAGCGGACTACCCCGAACTCCACCGGTTCTCGATGTTCGAGTTTACGGGCCTGGGCGCGATCGTCGCCCTCGTCGGGGGGCTCTACCTCGTCTTCGTCGGCCACTACCTCCTGCCGGAACGCGTGCCGCCGCGGGCCGACTACGTCGAGGAGTACGCGGTCGGCGACTACATCGCGGACGTGGCCGTCGTCCCCGGGTCGCCCCTCGCCGGCGGGACGATCCGCGAGGCGACCGCCGTGCTGGGGCCGGAGGTCGACGTCGTGCAGGTCCTCCACGACGAGGACCGATCGGTCGCCCCGCGACAGGCGACCCGTCTCAGCGAGGGCGACGTGCTCGTGGTCCGGACGGACCGGGACGCCATCGCGACCCTCGAGGACGCCGAGGTGGTCGAACTCGTCGGTGATCCGCAGTCAGCGGCGGAGATTTCGGCGCTCGACTCGGAGGGGATCCTCACGGAACTGGTGGTCTCACTCGACTCGCGACTCGTCGGGGAACGGCTGGACCCCGAACGCTTCCGCGAGGAGTTCAACGCCGCGGTGCTCGGACTTCGACACCACGGGACTGTCGTCGGCGAGCGCCTCGTCGGCCGGCGACTCGACGTCGGCGACACGCTCCTCGTACAGGCCCCGCCCGACACGCTCGATCGCCTCTCGCGGCGCGACGACGTGATCGTCGCCCGCGAACCGCCCCGGCCCGAGTACCGGGCCGACAAGGCGCCGATCGCCGTCGCCATCATGATCGGCGTCGTCGCGATCGCCGCCCTCGAAATATACCCGATCCTGCTTACCGCGCTCGCGGGCGTGGTCGCGATGGTCGTTACCGGGGTCCTCGAACCGAACGAACTGTACGACGCCGTCGAGTGGGACATCATCTTCCTGCTGGCGGGCGTGATCCCGCTCGGGATCGCCCTGGAACAGTCGGGTGCGGCGGCCTATCTCGCGTTCCTGGTCGTCCAGACGGCCGGCTTCCTGCCGACGCTCGTCGTCCTCTGGCTGTTCTACATCGTGACCGGGTTGATCACGGAGGTGATCAGCAACAACGCCAGCGTCGTCCTCCTGATTCCGGTGGCGGCGGCCGCGGCCGCCGGGATCGGTTCGAACCCGTTCGCGTTCGTGATGGCGGTCACGTTCGCCGCGAGCACCGCCTTCCTGGGGCCGATCGGCTACCAGACGAACCTGTTCGTCTACGGTCCTGGCGGCTACCGCTTTACCGACTACTTCCGGGTCGGTGCGCCGCTCCAGTTGCTGTTATCGATCGTCACCGTGCTCGGCATCGCGTTCTTCTGGGGCGTGTGA
- the hisA gene encoding 1-(5-phosphoribosyl)-5-[(5-phosphoribosylamino)methylideneamino]imidazole-4-carboxamide isomerase — translation MNADDTAAEFEVIPAVDVQDGEVVQLVQGERGTEKTYGDPVEAARRWIDAGAETLHLVDLDGAFEGERANADAIEAVIDAVDVPTQLGGGIRTAAEAIDLLDRGVDRVILGTAAIENPEIVAEISDTHPDSVVVSLDAKDGEVVVEGWTEGAGVSPVEAAERYADLGAAGILFTNVDVEGQLEGVATDPVRDLVEATEIPVIASGGVATIDDVRALADAGAAAAVVGSALYEGRFTLAEAQAAIEA, via the coding sequence ATGAACGCCGACGACACTGCGGCGGAGTTCGAAGTGATTCCGGCGGTCGACGTCCAGGACGGCGAGGTCGTCCAGCTCGTCCAGGGCGAGCGCGGCACGGAGAAGACCTACGGCGATCCCGTCGAGGCCGCCCGGCGGTGGATCGACGCCGGTGCCGAGACGCTCCACCTCGTCGACTTAGACGGCGCGTTCGAGGGCGAACGGGCCAACGCCGACGCGATCGAGGCCGTGATCGACGCGGTCGACGTCCCGACCCAGCTCGGGGGCGGGATCCGAACCGCCGCGGAGGCGATCGACCTGCTCGATCGGGGCGTCGATCGGGTCATCCTCGGGACGGCGGCGATCGAAAACCCCGAGATCGTCGCGGAGATCAGCGACACGCACCCCGACAGCGTGGTCGTCAGTCTCGACGCCAAAGACGGCGAAGTGGTCGTCGAGGGCTGGACCGAGGGGGCCGGCGTCTCGCCCGTCGAGGCCGCCGAGCGGTACGCGGACCTCGGCGCGGCCGGCATTCTCTTTACGAACGTCGACGTCGAGGGGCAACTCGAGGGCGTCGCGACCGATCCCGTCCGCGACCTGGTCGAGGCGACCGAGATCCCGGTGATCGCGAGCGGCGGCGTCGCGACGATCGACGACGTGCGGGCGCTCGCGGACGCCGGCGCGGCCGCCGCGGTCGTCGGCAGTGCGCTGTACGAGGGACGGTTCACGCTCGCCGAGGCACAGGCCGCGATCGAAGCGTGA
- a CDS encoding TrkH family potassium uptake protein, giving the protein MEIRVDWRSSCSLTGTVLKWLSVPLAAPLVLAVIDGDDPLPFLVAIAVAVVLGGALERLREERTLEQREAFLMVALTWFGVAAVGSIPFFVTGLAAPSASAFAGPIDGPVNAFFEGMSGITTTGATVMSGWDFENQSRAVLLWRQLLQWLGGLGILIVAIGLLSNLLVAGAQLMETESQTRNVRKLHPHLDETARLIWGLYVGLTALAAGTFYALHLLGLAPEMDLFNAVSHALTSVATAGFSPEPDSAGAFTPIVQWAIIPFMIVGATNFVLLYYLTQGDWTRPIESEEFRFYIGVLAVLGAIVSAMVWLDPETSSAVEPTIRHGLFNVVSMVTTTGYASTDFDLWSPGAKHMLFLGMFLGGMAGSTTCSIKSLRWLVTIKAFRRNLFTSIHPEAVRPLRLGDEVVDEETVQDVYTYVLLAIIIFFLLTVFVVVDSVRVGDGVGEFEAMGASASIFLNIGPAFERAGPFENYAGFPTTTRIVMIVMMWIGRIEIIPVLVLFTAAFWRS; this is encoded by the coding sequence ATGGAGATCCGAGTCGACTGGCGATCGAGTTGTAGTCTCACCGGGACGGTCCTGAAGTGGCTCTCCGTCCCGCTCGCCGCCCCGCTCGTGCTCGCCGTCATCGACGGTGACGATCCATTGCCGTTCCTCGTCGCGATCGCCGTCGCAGTCGTCCTCGGCGGCGCCCTCGAACGCCTCCGCGAGGAGCGGACGCTCGAACAGCGGGAAGCGTTCCTGATGGTCGCGCTGACCTGGTTCGGCGTCGCCGCCGTCGGCTCGATCCCCTTCTTCGTCACGGGCCTCGCCGCGCCGTCCGCGTCCGCGTTCGCCGGCCCGATCGACGGCCCCGTCAACGCCTTCTTCGAGGGCATGAGCGGGATCACGACGACGGGCGCGACCGTGATGAGCGGCTGGGACTTCGAGAATCAGTCGCGGGCCGTCCTGCTCTGGCGACAGCTCCTCCAGTGGCTCGGCGGGCTCGGGATCCTGATCGTCGCGATCGGGCTCCTCTCGAACCTGCTCGTCGCCGGTGCCCAGCTGATGGAGACGGAGTCCCAGACGCGAAACGTCCGGAAGCTCCACCCGCACCTCGACGAGACGGCACGACTCATCTGGGGGCTGTACGTCGGGCTGACGGCACTGGCGGCGGGAACGTTCTACGCGTTGCACCTGCTCGGACTGGCACCCGAAATGGATCTCTTCAACGCCGTCTCGCACGCGCTGACCAGCGTCGCAACCGCCGGGTTCTCGCCGGAACCCGACAGCGCTGGCGCGTTCACGCCGATCGTCCAGTGGGCGATCATCCCGTTCATGATCGTCGGGGCGACGAACTTCGTCCTGCTGTACTACCTGACACAGGGCGACTGGACGCGCCCGATCGAGTCCGAGGAGTTCCGGTTTTACATCGGCGTCCTCGCGGTTCTCGGGGCGATCGTGTCGGCCATGGTCTGGCTGGATCCGGAGACGAGTTCGGCGGTCGAACCGACGATCCGCCACGGACTGTTCAACGTGGTCTCGATGGTGACGACGACGGGCTACGCCTCGACGGACTTCGACCTCTGGTCGCCGGGCGCGAAGCACATGCTCTTTCTCGGGATGTTCCTCGGCGGGATGGCCGGGTCGACGACCTGCTCGATCAAGTCGCTGCGCTGGCTGGTGACGATCAAGGCGTTCCGCCGAAATCTCTTCACCTCGATCCACCCGGAGGCGGTCCGGCCGCTGCGGCTCGGCGACGAGGTCGTCGACGAGGAGACCGTCCAGGACGTCTACACCTACGTCCTGCTGGCCATCATCATCTTCTTCCTCCTGACGGTGTTCGTCGTCGTCGACTCGGTGCGGGTCGGCGACGGCGTCGGCGAGTTCGAGGCGATGGGTGCCTCCGCGTCGATCTTCCTCAACATCGGCCCGGCGTTCGAGCGCGCGGGACCGTTCGAAAACTACGCCGGGTTCCCGACCACGACCAGGATCGTCATGATCGTCATGATGTGGATCGGGCGCATCGAGATCATTCCGGTGCTCGTCCTGTTCACGGCCGCGTTCTGGCGATCGTAG
- the hisB gene encoding imidazoleglycerol-phosphate dehydratase HisB produces the protein MSDRTATVMRETAETAIDCTVTIDGSGEAAVETGVGFFDHMLTSLAKHGLFDLELECDGDLEIDDHHTVEDCAIVIGEAIDEALGDRSGIVRYADRRVPLDEAVASAVVDVSGRPRFYFDGEFSQDRIGEFTSDMARHFAESLAMNAGLTLHLAVEGENAHHEVEALFKALARTLDDATRIDERREGTPSTKGAL, from the coding sequence ATGAGCGATCGAACGGCGACCGTGATGCGCGAGACCGCCGAGACGGCGATCGACTGTACCGTGACGATCGACGGCAGCGGCGAGGCGGCGGTCGAGACGGGGGTCGGGTTCTTCGATCACATGCTGACTTCGCTGGCCAAACACGGCCTGTTCGACCTCGAACTCGAGTGTGACGGCGACCTCGAGATCGACGACCACCACACGGTCGAGGACTGCGCGATCGTCATCGGGGAGGCGATCGACGAGGCGCTCGGCGATCGATCGGGCATCGTCCGCTACGCCGATCGGCGGGTTCCCCTCGACGAGGCGGTGGCGAGTGCGGTGGTCGACGTCAGCGGACGCCCGCGTTTTTACTTCGACGGCGAGTTCTCGCAGGACCGGATCGGTGAGTTCACCAGCGACATGGCGCGTCACTTCGCCGAATCGCTCGCGATGAACGCCGGACTGACCCTGCACCTCGCGGTCGAGGGCGAGAACGCCCACCACGAGGTCGAGGCGCTGTTCAAGGCGCTGGCCCGGACCCTCGACGACGCGACGCGGATCGACGAGCGCCGGGAGGGGACGCCGAGTACGAAGGGCGCGCTCTGA
- a CDS encoding amino acid-binding protein gives MFDEIMEKFEGSPSQQAVIRLLLERGFSVNDDGRVVSGGIEIPNTGIAREIDVDRRVVDSTTDAILEDPELRRIFQNISQVPSLMDLAPVLDLTVLSIAVDDAEQEGIVSQVTGTLADNGISIRQTISEDPEFTDEPRLYLVTDEDLPGEVITQLRDLEFVRKIELQ, from the coding sequence ATGTTCGACGAGATCATGGAGAAGTTCGAAGGGTCGCCGAGCCAGCAGGCGGTCATCCGCCTGTTGCTCGAGCGGGGCTTCTCCGTCAACGACGACGGGCGCGTGGTATCCGGCGGCATCGAGATTCCGAACACGGGAATCGCCCGGGAGATCGACGTCGATCGACGGGTCGTCGACTCGACGACCGACGCAATCCTCGAGGATCCCGAACTGCGGCGGATCTTCCAGAACATCTCCCAGGTGCCGAGCCTGATGGACCTCGCACCGGTGCTCGACCTGACCGTGCTGTCGATCGCGGTCGACGACGCGGAACAGGAGGGGATCGTCTCCCAGGTTACCGGCACGCTCGCCGACAACGGCATCTCGATCCGCCAGACGATCAGCGAGGACCCCGAGTTCACCGACGAGCCGCGGCTCTACCTCGTCACCGACGAGGACCTGCCCGGCGAGGTGATCACCCAGCTTCGGGACCTGGAGTTCGTCCGCAAGATCGAACTGCAGTGA
- a CDS encoding DUF7522 family protein: MDGNAIDPAFADELRSTCRTTVGDELRSITYFTEDAIEQLYLRSDLEQTADLVGFADHERLGFRSQSAYRNTQLGDYRATIRLFENGYLTRVIRGEHGVWVTTDPMSIERFEELTSALETVLVDHDVAIDA, translated from the coding sequence ATGGACGGTAACGCGATCGATCCGGCGTTCGCGGACGAACTCCGTAGCACCTGTCGCACGACGGTCGGCGACGAACTGCGAAGCATCACGTACTTCACCGAAGACGCGATCGAACAGCTGTATCTCCGCTCTGACCTGGAGCAGACGGCAGACCTCGTCGGCTTCGCCGACCACGAACGGCTCGGCTTTCGCTCCCAGTCGGCCTACCGCAATACGCAACTCGGCGATTACCGGGCGACGATTCGACTGTTCGAGAACGGCTACCTGACGCGGGTCATCCGCGGCGAGCACGGCGTCTGGGTGACGACGGACCCGATGTCGATCGAGCGGTTCGAGGAGCTGACGAGCGCGCTCGAGACCGTTCTCGTGGACCACGACGTGGCGATCGACGCCTGA
- a CDS encoding IMPACT family protein, whose protein sequence is MSETYRTVAASATAQFVVQGSEFIGHVHPVDSVADAEAFVDAIAAEYDDATHNVPAYRVRVDGDMLREYSSDAGEPTGSAGKPALNVLTQQEIENCAVVVTRYYGGTNLGVGGLVRAYSRAVKEAVEAAGVVEERPHERVSITVAYDDSGTVRSILESEGYEFEAEYEAEVFFDVRVPVAAADDLRDRLRSATSGRVDLE, encoded by the coding sequence GTGAGCGAGACCTACCGGACCGTCGCGGCGTCGGCGACCGCGCAGTTCGTCGTGCAGGGCTCGGAGTTCATCGGCCACGTCCATCCCGTCGACTCGGTCGCGGACGCGGAGGCGTTCGTCGACGCCATCGCGGCGGAGTACGACGACGCCACGCACAACGTCCCGGCCTACCGGGTCCGGGTCGACGGCGACATGCTCCGGGAGTACTCGAGCGACGCGGGCGAACCGACCGGCTCCGCCGGGAAGCCGGCGCTGAACGTGCTCACCCAGCAGGAGATCGAGAACTGCGCGGTCGTCGTCACGCGCTACTACGGCGGGACGAACCTCGGCGTCGGCGGCCTCGTCAGGGCCTACTCCCGGGCGGTCAAGGAGGCCGTCGAGGCGGCCGGCGTCGTCGAGGAGCGCCCGCACGAGCGCGTCTCGATCACCGTCGCGTACGACGACTCCGGGACTGTGCGGAGTATCCTGGAGAGCGAGGGCTACGAGTTCGAGGCCGAGTACGAGGCCGAGGTGTTCTTCGACGTGCGCGTCCCGGTCGCGGCGGCCGACGACCTCCGCGATCGGCTTCGCAGCGCGACGAGCGGCCGGGTCGACCTCGAGTGA
- a CDS encoding TRAP transporter permease encodes MSVDTPDTDTLSDEEQEEILQEVERRRTHGGSTAVLVALVAIAFSAFQLWLAARGRTFGATLPIVGEVGPSLGLPLPIVGEIEPVQLQQLQVNAIHVTFALVLAFLLFPGTRGDGFIARRLGAIEPTVRRRFGPDSAATRVVGRLGDGVRWAFVDRELSRVTPVDAVLIVLSLLPPLYIVTEFREEIQSIPLFGIQAARPIQEVYPFLEPIVMALAAIGIPLDEISYAFLLGVLGILLVLEATRRTLGPLLMSLVAFFIVYARWGYFVPRDSVIGALAIQEATWGSIVFNLWYTVEAGVMSTPVTVSVRFIYIFILFGAFLEMSGAGKWFIDLAYSLTGTKKGGPAKASVVSSGFMGMLSGSSIANTVTTGAFTIPLMKRSGYTPEFSGAVESSASSGGQMLPPVMGAAAFLIVEFLGIPYGDVIVAATLPAIAFFFGMWIMVHFEAVRGGIGGLPRDQLPDLRARFREGWFYLVPIVLLLYYLIVARLSIGRSGWYTIVAIVALIALVAAYDEHTRVPLLGTIAAVFLAQIGAYAVAGTGLAGAIRSAVGADVATEAYSIGAAASAAAADLGTIVILVSAAFLLVRPDSDGSLLEFDDDVDESARRTASAIGRPQAADNTAYRFLSFILQSMDSGARTATTVVVAVAAAGVVPGVISVTGLGPNLAALIDTVSGGSMLVLLSLTGVASIIFGMGMPTTAMYIILIAMLETPLRDAGIAALAAHLFVLYFGLMADVTPPVAVAAFAGAGVAKAEELKTASIAFLLSLNKILVPFAFVFSPGILLLRDGEVIRPGDVADVGFFIPEVVIPVLGMFLGVYALGVTIIGYQYASVSGRERIAYSIASILLMVPEIPLLLVEAVLALAGIPSALTITLITAPLRAAGLAILVGFSTRNRRVANGADVGTAVPGDA; translated from the coding sequence ATGAGCGTAGACACGCCCGATACGGACACACTCTCGGACGAAGAACAGGAAGAAATTCTCCAGGAGGTCGAACGTCGCCGGACGCACGGCGGATCGACGGCCGTTCTCGTCGCCCTGGTCGCGATCGCCTTCTCGGCGTTCCAGCTGTGGCTCGCTGCCCGCGGCCGGACGTTCGGGGCGACGCTCCCGATCGTCGGCGAGGTCGGCCCCTCGCTGGGGCTGCCGTTGCCGATCGTCGGAGAGATCGAACCCGTGCAGCTCCAGCAACTGCAGGTCAACGCGATCCACGTGACGTTCGCGCTGGTTCTCGCGTTCCTGCTGTTTCCGGGAACCCGAGGCGACGGGTTCATTGCCCGCCGACTCGGCGCGATCGAACCCACCGTTCGCCGGCGGTTCGGGCCGGACAGCGCCGCGACGCGGGTCGTCGGACGGCTCGGCGACGGCGTCCGCTGGGCGTTCGTCGATCGCGAACTCAGCCGCGTCACGCCCGTCGACGCCGTCCTGATCGTCCTCTCGCTCCTGCCGCCGCTCTACATCGTGACCGAATTCAGAGAGGAGATCCAGAGTATTCCCCTCTTCGGGATCCAGGCGGCGCGGCCGATCCAGGAGGTCTATCCGTTCTTAGAGCCGATCGTGATGGCGCTCGCCGCGATCGGCATTCCGCTCGACGAGATCTCCTACGCCTTCTTGCTCGGCGTCCTCGGCATTCTGCTGGTGCTCGAGGCGACCCGCCGAACGCTCGGTCCGCTGCTCATGTCGCTGGTCGCGTTCTTCATCGTCTACGCACGGTGGGGCTACTTCGTTCCCCGCGATTCGGTGATCGGCGCGCTGGCGATCCAGGAGGCCACCTGGGGGAGCATCGTCTTCAACCTCTGGTACACGGTCGAGGCGGGGGTCATGAGCACGCCTGTCACCGTCAGCGTCCGGTTCATTTACATTTTCATCCTCTTCGGGGCGTTCCTCGAGATGAGCGGCGCGGGCAAGTGGTTCATCGACCTCGCGTACTCGCTGACCGGGACGAAGAAAGGCGGTCCCGCCAAGGCGAGCGTCGTCTCGAGCGGCTTCATGGGGATGCTCTCGGGGTCGTCGATCGCCAACACCGTCACGACCGGCGCGTTCACGATTCCGCTGATGAAGCGCTCGGGCTACACGCCCGAGTTCTCCGGTGCGGTCGAGTCGTCGGCCTCCTCGGGCGGCCAGATGCTCCCGCCGGTGATGGGTGCCGCCGCGTTCCTGATCGTCGAGTTCCTCGGGATTCCCTACGGCGACGTCATCGTCGCCGCCACCCTGCCCGCGATCGCGTTCTTCTTCGGAATGTGGATTATGGTCCACTTCGAGGCTGTCCGGGGCGGCATCGGCGGCCTTCCGCGGGACCAACTTCCCGACCTTCGCGCTCGCTTCCGCGAGGGCTGGTTCTATCTGGTCCCGATCGTCCTCCTGCTGTACTACCTCATCGTCGCTCGCCTCTCGATCGGCCGGTCGGGCTGGTACACGATCGTCGCTATCGTCGCGCTGATCGCGCTCGTCGCGGCTTACGACGAGCACACCCGCGTCCCCCTGCTCGGGACGATCGCCGCCGTCTTCCTCGCTCAGATCGGGGCCTACGCGGTCGCCGGGACCGGCCTCGCGGGCGCGATCCGATCGGCGGTCGGTGCCGACGTGGCGACCGAGGCGTACTCGATCGGGGCCGCCGCGTCCGCCGCGGCCGCGGACCTCGGCACGATCGTGATCCTCGTCAGCGCCGCGTTCCTGCTGGTCCGTCCCGATTCGGACGGGTCCCTGCTCGAGTTCGACGACGACGTCGACGAAAGCGCCCGGCGAACCGCGTCGGCGATCGGCCGGCCGCAGGCGGCGGACAACACGGCCTACCGGTTCCTCTCGTTCATTCTGCAGTCCATGGACTCCGGCGCACGAACCGCGACGACGGTCGTCGTCGCCGTCGCCGCCGCCGGCGTCGTGCCGGGGGTCATCAGCGTCACCGGACTCGGGCCGAACCTCGCGGCGCTCATCGACACTGTCAGCGGTGGTTCGATGCTGGTCCTGCTCTCGCTGACGGGCGTCGCCTCGATCATCTTCGGGATGGGGATGCCGACGACCGCCATGTACATCATCCTGATCGCGATGCTCGAGACCCCGCTTCGCGACGCCGGTATCGCGGCCCTCGCCGCGCACCTCTTCGTGCTCTACTTCGGGCTGATGGCGGACGTCACGCCGCCGGTCGCCGTCGCCGCCTTCGCCGGCGCGGGCGTCGCCAAGGCCGAGGAACTCAAGACCGCGTCGATCGCGTTCCTGCTCTCGCTGAACAAGATCCTGGTGCCGTTCGCGTTCGTCTTCTCGCCGGGCATCCTCCTGCTCCGTGACGGCGAGGTCATCAGACCGGGCGACGTCGCCGACGTCGGATTCTTCATCCCGGAAGTCGTGATCCCCGTGCTCGGGATGTTCCTCGGCGTCTACGCGCTGGGCGTGACGATCATCGGCTATCAGTACGCGTCCGTCTCGGGAAGGGAACGGATCGCGTACTCGATCGCCTCGATCCTGCTGATGGTGCCGGAGATCCCCCTGCTCCTCGTCGAGGCCGTCCTCGCGCTGGCCGGCATCCCCTCGGCCCTGACGATCACCCTGATCACGGCCCCGCTCCGGGCCGCCGGCCTGGCGATCCTCGTTGGCTTCTCCACCCGTAACCGACGCGTGGCCAACGGTGCCGACGTCGGGACGGCGGTTCCGGGAGACGCCTGA
- a CDS encoding DUF1850 domain-containing protein produces MFRPSRRQLVVAVLALLVATAAAAAAVATASADRTLVVADAESGDRLLERPIENRTEVTLRYTHSVEKTTVEDIYVVDGTELRMDRMIFHSHGAGLPSDAPIERTDEGFVLPLNESYDQFTVAPRPIPGHELVVGDDRYDLVALTDGSVTISVTERGPTDRLSDLLSIDHRSEPIHAKSTAIHS; encoded by the coding sequence GTGTTCCGACCATCTCGCCGGCAGCTCGTCGTCGCCGTGCTGGCCCTTCTGGTAGCAACGGCAGCCGCGGCGGCCGCGGTCGCGACCGCGTCGGCGGATCGAACCCTCGTCGTCGCCGACGCCGAGTCGGGGGACCGACTGCTCGAACGGCCGATCGAGAACCGCACCGAAGTGACGCTCCGCTATACTCACAGCGTGGAGAAGACGACGGTCGAGGACATCTACGTCGTCGACGGGACGGAGCTTCGAATGGACCGGATGATCTTCCACTCTCACGGGGCCGGACTGCCGTCCGACGCGCCGATCGAGCGGACCGACGAGGGGTTCGTGCTCCCGCTGAACGAATCGTACGACCAATTCACCGTCGCGCCGAGACCGATCCCCGGTCACGAACTCGTCGTCGGCGACGACCGCTACGATCTGGTCGCGCTCACTGACGGGTCAGTGACTATCTCGGTGACCGAGCGGGGCCCGACCGATCGGCTCTCGGACCTGCTCTCGATCGACCATCGGTCCGAGCCGATACACGCGAAGTCGACTGCTATTCACTCCTGA
- a CDS encoding TAXI family TRAP transporter solute-binding subunit → MVRHIKRRQFVALSGAAGIAGLAGCIGEDAEDEDEDDDNGGSGSGETLSWHAGGTGGTYYPLSNNFKTIVEDNTEYSLQVQSTGASVANVGSLTREEADFAMIQNDIAYFAVNGTGLEDFEGNAMENIRGVATLYPETIHVITQADSGIESVEDLEGATVNTGDAGSGTQVNALQILSSAGIEEGDFDEQTADFATAADQIRDGDVDAAFVVGGWPVGSIDELATTSDISMVEVSGDIREDIKGDAEWFADDTIPSGTYDGVDEDVETVSVQAMIATHDGVDDGVVEAVTEAIFENTGDITQKADFIDVDSAQDGMPIDLHPGADAYFN, encoded by the coding sequence ATGGTTCGTCATATCAAGAGGCGCCAGTTCGTTGCGCTGAGTGGGGCTGCTGGAATCGCCGGTCTGGCCGGTTGTATCGGTGAGGACGCCGAGGACGAGGACGAAGACGACGATAACGGAGGTTCCGGCAGTGGCGAGACCCTCTCGTGGCACGCCGGCGGAACCGGCGGCACGTACTACCCGCTGTCGAACAACTTCAAGACCATCGTCGAGGACAACACGGAGTACAGCCTGCAGGTGCAGTCGACGGGCGCGAGCGTCGCGAACGTCGGCAGTCTCACCCGCGAGGAGGCCGACTTCGCGATGATCCAGAACGACATCGCGTACTTCGCGGTCAACGGAACCGGCCTCGAAGACTTCGAAGGGAACGCGATGGAGAACATCCGGGGCGTCGCGACGCTGTACCCCGAGACGATCCACGTCATCACCCAGGCCGATTCGGGCATCGAGAGCGTCGAGGACCTCGAGGGCGCGACGGTCAACACCGGCGACGCCGGCAGCGGGACGCAGGTCAACGCCCTGCAGATCCTCTCCTCGGCCGGTATCGAGGAAGGTGACTTCGACGAACAGACCGCCGACTTCGCGACGGCGGCCGACCAGATCCGCGACGGCGACGTCGACGCGGCCTTCGTCGTCGGCGGCTGGCCGGTCGGTTCCATCGACGAACTCGCGACGACGTCGGACATCTCCATGGTCGAAGTCTCCGGTGACATTCGCGAGGACATCAAGGGCGACGCCGAGTGGTTCGCCGACGACACGATCCCGTCCGGTACCTACGACGGCGTCGACGAGGACGTCGAGACCGTCTCCGTCCAGGCGATGATCGCCACGCACGACGGCGTCGACGATGGCGTCGTCGAGGCAGTGACCGAAGCCATCTTCGAGAACACCGGCGACATCACCCAGAAGGCGGACTTCATCGACGTCGACTCGGCACAGGACGGCATGCCGATCGACCTGCACCCGGGTGCGGACGCGTACTTCAACTAA